TTGCTTCAAGCACAGTGAGTATCGCTGGCGAACAGCTTGGCTCAATTGAATTTACCTCTGCTGAGCCGACCTCTATTGTCTTAAAAGGTACGGGTGGCCAAGGCCAACAAGAAACCTCTACCTTAACCTTTACTGTGCGCAGTGCCTTAGGTAACCCACTAGCGCAACAAGCTGTAGACTTTACTTTAAGTACTCAAGTAGGTGGCATGACGCTAAGTCCAACATCTGGTCTTACTAACAGCCAAGGTATTGTCACTGTTAAAGTTACGGCAGGCACAGTGCCAACAGCCGTTCGTGTTTCGGCTAAGTCGACGATGAATGTCGGCAATGAAACTATTGAGGTACAAACCCAGTCAGATTTATTGTCAGTAAATACCGGCCTACCTGAGCAACGTTCAGTCACCTTATCAACTGATATTCGCAACCCAGAGGCTGACAATATCAGCGGTGTTGAAGCGCAAATTACTGCCCGCTTAGCTGACAACTTTAATAACCCAGTACCAGACGGTACAACAGTCAACTTTACCACCGAAGGCGGTGCCATTGAGCCAAGCTGTATTACAACTAACGGCGCTTGTTCAGTTACTTGGACTAGTACAGAGCCACGTGTACCTGATCACCGTATTACCATTTTAGCGACGGCGCTTGGCCACGAAACCTTCTTTGACACTAACGGTAATAATACCTTTGACGACAATGACGGTACTGCCATTGTTAACTCGACTGTATCTTCAGGTCGTGGCCGTCAGGTGGCTCAAGCCTCTGGCTTTGTTGATATGAGTGAAGCATGGCGTGATGATGATGAAGATAATCAATATGATGCGGGTGAAGTATTCTTAGATTTTAATAACGATAATAGCTTTACAACACAAGACGGTTTGTTTAACGGTCCGCAATGCCAGGGCGTGCGTTGTGCAGCTGAAGATAATCAAGCCATTCATGTGCGTAAAGCAATTGTCATGGTAATGGCGAGTTCAAGCGCATCATTTACCTTAAGCGATGGCGCTGGCGATACCTTCAGATCTAACATTACCAACATTCGCCAGAATGTACCTAGTATTAGTGATGGCAGCTCACAGCGCTTTGAGCTGTTTGTTTCTGATACAGCGCTGCAAGCAATGCCTCGTGATACACAGGTTACAGTGACATCAACTGCAGGTGAGCTATTCGGTCAAACTGAATTTACTTTTGATGACAGGTTGTCGGCCGTTACATTAGAATTCTTGATTAGTAACCCTGCCGGTGGTGAGCCTCAAACCGGTGTATTGGAAGTCACCATTACCGCGCCGTCAGGAACGACGACCAGCATGTCGCCATTAACTATTAACCTTAACTAAGCAAGCTAGTTAATCCCATAAAAAAACCACGATTTAGCGTGGTTTTTTTACATCTGCAACAAATGATTTTATCTAAAAGTTACTATGTTAAGTTGCTAAAAATACCTATCTTTGATTTTGCCGTATTGAAAATAGCCCCATTGCCCAACTCGTCTTAGTGGGGCAAACGGAAACTTAGGTAAGTGACGATTAAATATCGGTAAATTAGGAAGCTGTTTTTCTGCGACACTTTCCGCTAAGCGCTTACCTGCCTGTGCCGAAAATGACAGCCCTGCCCCGCAATAGCCCATGGCATAGAAAACCTGTTGCTGGTCATCGTGATAAATATGCGGGATATCGTCGAATGACATGCAAATCCAGCCGGCCCATGCATAGTCATAGTTAATGCGTTTAAGTGCAGGAAAACTCTGCTTTAATACCGAAAGCAAGCGTTTCGGGTAATAATCATCTTCTGCGCCCTTACCAGTAATAGCGCCGCGCCCACCAAATAAGATACGATTATCTGGCAGCTTTCGGTAATAGTATTTTAACGCACGAGTGTCCATCACCACATTATTCGTTTGCCAGTTACATGCTGCAATTTGCTGCTCGGTCAGCGGCTCAGTGACAATAATTTGAGACAGTACAGGCAAGAATCGGTTATTAACCCAAGGATGAAAGCCTTTGGGTGTATAGCCATTGGTTGCTAGCACTACTTTTTTCGCTCGTACCTTGGCACTTGGCGTGATTAACTCTTGATATTCGCCTTGTTGATGCCAACTAACCACTGGCGTGCCAGTATAAATTTTAGCACCTGCTTGGCGCGCTAAGCGCTGATAGCCCCAGGCAAGTTTTAAGGGGTTTAAACCAAAACCATCTTGATATCGAATGGCACCATAGGCTTGTTGGTCATCCATGTACTGCTCACGGACTTGCTGCTTTGACAGCACTTCCACTTGATAACCAAATTGCTGGCGTTGAACATCAGCGAGGGCAATTAATTC
This Thalassotalea euphylliae DNA region includes the following protein-coding sequences:
- a CDS encoding NAD(P)/FAD-dependent oxidoreductase; the encoded protein is MYDPLHDSIPGINLDYPNSYWADVSGESSDNDGQLQSDLDVDVAIIGGGFTGLSCAYHLAAERGIKAVVLEANQTAWGCSGRNAGFVLKSSGRKSFTEMANDWGNEVMRGIYQEMAAGVDTVNSLIAQGIDCDRQAPGYLKVAHKPNKLKELIALADVQRQQFGYQVEVLSKQQVREQYMDDQQAYGAIRYQDGFGLNPLKLAWGYQRLARQAGAKIYTGTPVVSWHQQGEYQELITPSAKVRAKKVVLATNGYTPKGFHPWVNNRFLPVLSQIIVTEPLTEQQIAACNWQTNNVVMDTRALKYYYRKLPDNRILFGGRGAITGKGAEDDYYPKRLLSVLKQSFPALKRINYDYAWAGWICMSFDDIPHIYHDDQQQVFYAMGYCGAGLSFSAQAGKRLAESVAEKQLPNLPIFNRHLPKFPFAPLRRVGQWGYFQYGKIKDRYF
- a CDS encoding Ig-like domain-containing protein; this encodes MKKYFTALLFASLSLLVGCNGSSGDNPTTNESQTVNSITLAILNASGQSQQSFQANDEVQLLATVLDSNGQIIAGRSVSFETTIGSLAVSSRLTNEQGQASVTVTNVELAAGAGTATATIGELTASDDFEFLQATAVQAPSLASQLLVDGQVTSQFKADQQAQIIARLTTNANQPIVNEIVTFTADIGTLNTTTALTNSQGEAKVTLLSDGQIGAGVVVASLGEDSEVTPSQFNYEIIAADAVIVDEGIRIGHIDASGTFNEGEVLLGSDTISAGGTLGLTVDLVDSEGNRINTPTPVSFSSNCVQSGDATVDESVFTIKGTANATFEDLSCAGSSGIDDAIVASITVNGVTSIASSTVSIAGEQLGSIEFTSAEPTSIVLKGTGGQGQQETSTLTFTVRSALGNPLAQQAVDFTLSTQVGGMTLSPTSGLTNSQGIVTVKVTAGTVPTAVRVSAKSTMNVGNETIEVQTQSDLLSVNTGLPEQRSVTLSTDIRNPEADNISGVEAQITARLADNFNNPVPDGTTVNFTTEGGAIEPSCITTNGACSVTWTSTEPRVPDHRITILATALGHETFFDTNGNNTFDDNDGTAIVNSTVSSGRGRQVAQASGFVDMSEAWRDDDEDNQYDAGEVFLDFNNDNSFTTQDGLFNGPQCQGVRCAAEDNQAIHVRKAIVMVMASSSASFTLSDGAGDTFRSNITNIRQNVPSISDGSSQRFELFVSDTALQAMPRDTQVTVTSTAGELFGQTEFTFDDRLSAVTLEFLISNPAGGEPQTGVLEVTITAPSGTTTSMSPLTINLN